A portion of the Thermosediminibacter oceani DSM 16646 genome contains these proteins:
- a CDS encoding ABC transporter ATP-binding protein: MPGLEVKNLSYSYKDKSILEDVCLEINPGEFAGILGPNGSGKTTLLNNINRWLVPQKGSILIEEQKVESLSPKTLAQYVATVPQETSLDLSFTVEEIVMMGRNPYLKTFEREKPRDKTIIEECMKAVGIWNLKDRYINELSGGEKQRALIARALAQQPKVLVLDEPISHLDINYKWEILELLKNLCKNMKIIVLAVLHDINLASLFCDKLLLLKDGKIFKSGSPEEVITEQNIREVFDVDVKINIQPQSGRPMITFISPVHKDTRPRSCERIHVVCGGGAGEKILQYLRERGYQVSAGVLNIGDTDWKTAKNLGVDVIEDLPFSPVSEEKAEENKLYLDRAEAIIICNIPFGHGNLKNLILLRDVVAKGEKKIFVLHETPIGQRDYTGGLAAKIYSQILKESVVINSIEELRDFF, translated from the coding sequence CCTGGACTCGAAGTGAAAAACTTGAGTTATAGTTATAAAGACAAAAGCATCCTGGAAGACGTCTGTCTGGAGATAAATCCGGGGGAATTTGCCGGCATTCTGGGGCCTAACGGTTCCGGTAAAACCACCCTGTTAAATAACATTAACCGGTGGCTTGTACCACAAAAGGGCAGCATATTAATAGAAGAACAAAAAGTTGAGAGTCTCTCACCTAAGACTTTAGCTCAATATGTGGCTACGGTGCCGCAGGAAACTTCGCTGGACCTTAGCTTTACCGTGGAAGAAATCGTTATGATGGGGAGAAACCCCTATTTGAAGACTTTCGAGCGGGAAAAGCCCCGGGACAAAACTATTATAGAAGAATGCATGAAAGCCGTAGGCATATGGAATTTAAAAGACAGGTATATCAATGAACTGAGCGGAGGAGAAAAGCAGCGGGCTTTAATAGCCCGCGCTCTCGCTCAACAGCCTAAAGTTCTGGTACTGGACGAGCCTATATCCCACCTGGACATAAATTATAAATGGGAAATTCTCGAATTGTTAAAAAATCTCTGTAAGAACATGAAAATAATTGTGCTGGCGGTCCTTCACGATATAAACCTGGCATCACTGTTCTGCGACAAATTGCTTCTTTTAAAAGATGGGAAGATTTTCAAATCAGGATCGCCTGAAGAAGTAATAACGGAGCAAAACATACGAGAAGTATTTGACGTCGATGTAAAGATTAACATACAACCCCAAAGCGGCCGCCCCATGATAACTTTTATTTCGCCGGTACATAAAGACACAAGACCGAGGAGCTGTGAAAGAATCCACGTTGTCTGCGGTGGCGGAGCGGGAGAAAAGATATTGCAGTACCTGAGGGAAAGAGGATACCAGGTATCGGCTGGAGTTTTGAATATCGGCGATACCGACTGGAAAACAGCAAAAAACCTCGGGGTTGATGTGATTGAGGACCTGCCCTTTTCACCGGTTTCCGAGGAAAAGGCAGAAGAAAACAAGTTGTACTTGGATAGAGCTGAGGCAATTATTATTTGTAACATACCCTTTGGCCATGGAAATTTAAAGAACCTCATCTTACTAAGAGATGTTGTTGCTAAAGGTGAAAAAAAGATTTTCGTTTTGCACGAGACTCCAATAGGACAGAGGGATTATACGGGCGGATTAGCCGCAAAAATCTATTCCCAAATTCTGAAGGAATCCGTAGTAATTAATTCCATTGAGGAATTACGAGACTTTTTTTAA